In the genome of Leucobacter luti, one region contains:
- a CDS encoding YdeI family protein has product MTAATPPSPHCFADVEAWQSWLLANDTSSDGLWIVLAKKGTVSPTTLNYQEALEEALCSGWIDGQRKSRDEHTFMQRFTPRRARSLWSVRNVDITARLEAEGRLRAGGIREIERAQADGRWDRAYAGSATAVAPAALTTALAAAPEAEAIFAALNSTDRYSALHPILTAPSEATRERRIAALVARFAEAARTP; this is encoded by the coding sequence ATGACCGCCGCTACTCCCCCATCGCCGCACTGTTTCGCCGACGTAGAGGCGTGGCAAAGCTGGCTGCTCGCCAATGACACGAGCTCGGACGGGCTGTGGATCGTGCTCGCGAAAAAGGGCACGGTGTCACCCACCACACTGAATTATCAGGAGGCGCTCGAAGAAGCGCTCTGCAGCGGGTGGATCGATGGCCAGCGCAAGAGCCGCGACGAGCATACGTTTATGCAGCGCTTCACTCCCCGGCGGGCGCGGTCGCTGTGGTCCGTCCGCAACGTGGACATCACGGCCAGGCTGGAGGCGGAAGGCAGACTGCGCGCCGGTGGGATCCGAGAGATTGAGCGGGCGCAGGCGGACGGGCGGTGGGACCGGGCGTATGCCGGATCCGCCACCGCCGTTGCGCCTGCGGCGCTCACCACCGCACTCGCGGCTGCACCCGAAGCGGAGGCCATATTCGCCGCACTGAACAGCACTGATCGCTACAGCGCGCTGCACCCAATCCTCACTGCCCCGAGTGAGGCGACACGGGAA